The Catharus ustulatus isolate bCatUst1 chromosome 17, bCatUst1.pri.v2, whole genome shotgun sequence genome includes the window TCAGCACTGAAGTCCCTGCAAGCTCCCATCATCAGATTCTCTGGCAGCCCATTTCTGGGCCAGGTATTGGTCAAACCACGGACCTTGTGGAGGTACACTGTGGCCCTGGGCACCACTGTGAGGGTACAACATACAGCCAAAAACCTTTGTGTGGACCTGGGTTCTGTTTTGTCTGCTCTCATGTCtaggaagaaaagcaggaagagaggaaaagctcTGTGGAAGACTCTGCCATGAGCAATCTGGAGGCTGAGGCATGGAATGGGAGCCAGCATGGTACGGAGGGTGGGGTGGGTGGTGGGGTGAGCACTCCTGCTGGGGCCGGGGGTTCCCACTGCAGGTTTGGACCCTTTTGGTGCAGGGAGCATACACTGCAATGTGCTAGCATGTACTCCTGAAAGCCTATGAGCTCCTCTGCTTGCTTGATCCTGCTCTCTCTCTATCTTTCcgtttctctcctttcctctttttctctccatgGAAAGAGGACACCCCTatggacacagctctgtgctgaacaGAGCTTCCAGTCCCTCTCCTTGGGAGCTCAGTTTGTTACTGACTCATGGACACTGTGTTTGCTCCCAGGGACACTGTTCTGAGTAAGAACAGGACTGTACCACATGTGGCTTTGCTCTCCTTTGGGATGGACTCATGGGGAACTTCCCTCATGGCATCAGGAGCTCACAAGTTTGGGAGCTGCTCGTGTAGCTGCAGTGCCACTGTGTGATTTAGGGTTGTCTCATGCCATGGGGATCTGTTCTCAGATCAGAGATCTCCAAAGCAGAGCTGTTGACATGGAGGGAAAGGATACAAGCTGAGGGATGCAGTGtttgcttggttggttttttccctgcagtgtcAAGAAAAACTTTGGGAAACACTGCAAATAAACATGTATGGGAAACCTTTTGTCTTTGAGTACTGAAGGTTAtactcaaaataattttaaactgtcCTGACCTCATAGTCCTCTCCATAGCCAAGtgcagggacagtggcagggTTCAGGTGTCATTAACCCCTGATGTTACACTGAGTTGACCACTGttaaaaaggaatttcagaCCTCATATCTGCTTTTTACTGAGTCCTGAGCATGTAACCTTCCCTGCTGCATACAAGTAAGCAGTGATGAGCtttgtttcttcagtgttttattttctcttattttagaAGTACTTCAGCAAACAAAATACACACCTGGATGCCTCAATGCAGCAGTCAGTGTATGCTCTGACTTTTGGTGTATTTGTCATTCCCCAGAACTGCAGAGCTTGTACTCACAGATTTCCCCAGTCATGTCTGGCACTTTTTCTATGTCCTAATGAATAGTAGAAGTGTTTTTCACTTTGAAGTGTCAGCAAAGCGAGGTTAGTCAACTTGCCCACTGAAGTTCAGCTTTAATTTCTTCcctaatttttgttttttttccatctcctcttCTCTTAAGCCCAAAGGAGGAAGGAGTTGGTCCATTTTTCCCCTGAGTTTATGGCCTGCCCTTGCTGAGGTTGTCTGCCATGGCTGACCTGTAGCTGGGAATTCGTCAGCACTGGAATAGGCATAGCACCCCTGGagttccttcagctgctgcaaatTAGGGAGACAAAGCTGGAGAGCAAGAGACTTGGGTTGTGTCTCATAGGTCTTGGGCAAAGCCTTTATGGCCTTCTCAAAGGCTTGAAGGGTCACCTCCCTGCCTATGAAGAGACAATGCTGTCTTCTTTGTCATATGGGCAAAGACATCTCTAGGGCATTAGGGTGACCTTGCTGTGCCACTGGGGCTCAAGTGGCTGTCTCAGAGCAgaggatggcagagctgggatgtgaacctgctgctgctttgactGTCTAGGAGCCCCTTGAAGCTGGGACTGATTCCCAGACCTCTGCATGGATCCTGCTGGCTGCCCCAAATCCATTCTGTGTGGACATAGCAGATGTTCAGGCTGGAGGAGGGTCTGGTCGCACAGGGGGCCTAATGGCTCATCCCTCACACTCCCTGGAGTCCCAGactggttggaagggaccttaaggccCATCTGGTTCTaccccctgtcatgggcagggacaccttccactatcccaagtGCCTTACTAGGACATGGTTCAGGACATTTGCATCATGGGGGCTCCTGGTTCTGCCCCTCATTGTGCAGCCAGCCAGGTTTGCTGGAGAAGGGGCTCTGGGAGGATTTGCAGGGATGCAGGACCTGTGTGAGAGCAGGACAGCCCCGAGgcagtggggcagggctggagaggccCCTCAGCAGCGTTTGTGTGCGTTTGTGCTGCGCTCAGGTGCCAgtgaggagaagaaagaaggcTGGTCTTGGGCGTCCTACTTGGAGGAGCAGAAAGCTGTCGCTGCCCCTTTAGATCTCTTCCAGGATGTGAGTTGGGATTTTCCTGTcgtttttcctctttcatcttctcttttctttcccttttttttcccacccctcctccttctcctctcttccttgCTTCCTTGTTCTTTGGGACTCTGAGCAATAGTTAAACTCCTGTTGTCAGCTGGAAGTGACTGGGCAGCCTCCAGTTTTGATTTGCCTGGAGTCTCACTCTCCAGCAGGGTGCTGGCCcccatcccaaacaccccaCCTTtgcctgggacactgctgtgaCTCTGGCAGGGTGGTGGAGCctttccagcccttcctggaaGCCACGTGGGTTCTCCCGAGGCTGTGCTGCCAACAAGTCAGGCCTGTGCCTCGGCTTCCCCGGCTGCAGCTTTTACCCCAGGGACACCTTGTTCTGCCAATATCAAGAGTTGTAAATCCATAAGGAGGTgaaacactgtttttttctaTGGGAAAAACTTAAAATTCGGATGACACCATTAGCTGTGGCCCACAGTCTCTTggttccagcagctcccattgCCCAGTGGTTGCTCCTCTGGTGGGCTCTAGACCCAACTCCCTATGTTGGTTTTACATTatagtttaatttttgtttccagtACCAAGTAGCTTCCCAGCACAAGAATGGCTTTAAAGTGGGGATGAAGCTGGAGGGGATTGATCCGCAGCACCCATCCATGTACTTCATCCTGACAGTGGCTGAGGTAAGGAGCCTCCAGTGCCTATGTTCCTTGGTTCCTCCtggccctggagcaggggaggtgCTGCCAGCTGGCCTCTGCAGGAGACAGGgcctgtcactgctgcagcacctcaggCAAAGAAGCAGGGAGTTCCTTGCCAGCCTGGAGGGACTGTGCAGACTGGAGGGAGGTGCAGCTGCGTTGGTCTCTCTGTCATCCTGGCACAGCATGGGGGGAGGGATTGTGGTGATGGCAACAGCTTATGTCCCTAGGACAGGTCTGAGCCCTTGAGATGGAGGGTGTGGAGGCATCCCACTGCTCTTCCATGTGTCTGTGCAGATCCACTTTCCACTCAGCCACATGGCAGCCAGATCAGCCTTGCCTTGCAGAGCTCCCCAGGCAACCAGTGTGGCATTTAGCCAAAATCCTTACACCAGCAAATTCCAGGCCTGCAGAACAGAGAGTCTTTACGCTTACTGGAACCAGCAAGGTGCTCCACCATGGCATTTAATGCACCAGCCTGAACATCCCTTCTTTGGGCTGGCTTGTGGTGGCTTTGCAATGACCTTGTTCCATGCTGGACACCCTTTGGAATGGGTTTGTGCCTCCCAGTTTGGGCACTTTCCTGTGATTGACTTTTTGCTTCCCAAAGTGATCCATGCTGAGTGGGTATGTGGGAGGTGGAGGGGTGTGATGCtcagccagggacagcagcaggtcTCCATGgccctttccttctcctccctccctgctggcaggtGTGTGGTTACCGGATGCGTCTCCACTTCGATGGCTACTCTGAGTGCCACGACTTCTGGTTGAATGCTGACTCCCCTGACATCCACCCTGCTGGCTGGTTTGAGGAGACGGGACACAAACTCCAGCCCCCCAAAGGTAAGGAGTTAATTCATCTTAGGTGGTGGCTCCTGCTGAAGGAGGGCAATGAAGAGTGGGCCAAATGTAGAGCTTGAGGTGGGGACAAGAGTGGCCCCAAGGGGCCAAGGAGGGATACTGCTGTACTGGGGGAGTTCCACAGGACAACATTTCAGGCACCCATCTCTGCTTGCTCACATTTTGGGGCAAAGCTCTGTTGCTCTGGacttcccagtgccaccagctgtgtcccagggcaggcaggaccAGAGGAGGAGCTGTACTCTGGATTTCCACTCTAGTGCTCATGTTTACTAACATGTTTACTCCCCTTCAAAACCATGCATCAGCCCTCAGTCATGGGCTTTGGGCATCCCAGGGCTCCTATAGATCCTGTCTGCCCACAGCAGGATATGCTGGCAGAGTGACAGTGGGTCAGGGATGGCCAGGCTCACCCTCACATCCTCCCGGCTGTGAACTCACTGCTCTCATTTCTCTTCCTGAGGGGTTGTAGGTTATAAGGAAGAAGAATTCAGCTGGACAAACTACCTGAAGTTAACAAAGGCTCAGGCAGCTCCTAAGCACCTCTTCATGGTCCGAAACACTGTGAGTAGCAGCATCTCCTTCCTGCCAGAGCCTACAGGTTCAGCTGTGACTCTTCCCCTCCAGCTGAGCAAAAGGCTTCCATCAGCACTGAGTTTTGCTTTGTCCATGCCACACCCCTCAAGCCCACACTGCTCAAGAGCCAGGAGCATGTGGCACACTTTGCTGCTCAGGATCTGTAGCTTGGACACTCATTTGGTATGCCCAGGATTGGTGTTGGCCTGATTCTGTTTCATCCAGGTCAATCTCTCGAACAATTAAATCTGTTATACAAGTACTCGTGAGGAGAAGTAACTACTACTCTCAACAATTATTTGGCTAAAAATACATCACTTACTGTTCCTTAAGTATAATTCCTTTGTCTCTGTTTTGTGTCTTTGCCGTTTCTGTGTCTGCCTATTTTTTCAAATGGAAGCTTGGGTAAGGAAAGTGGGAATATAGGAGAATGAAAATGCTGATCATTCCTTTATCAGCTGCAGAGGAAACTCAGCCTACTGGCAAATCAGCCTCTCCAAGTTATTTATTGTACCTAAACCTTGTTGTTCGTTGCTGCAACAACCCCACCAGCATGTGTGATGCAGTGTTTTGCACAGATTCTGGATCCAAGAAATAAAGgcaaggaagggagaagggccccatcccagctcctcctgccatgcCTGAGGCATGGTCACTGCTGACTGTGATCACAAACAAATGTTTTGGGACAAAATTGGAGCTAGTGTCcgttggaggttttttttcctcttggaatTTACTGCTTACAGAAGATCCTGAGGGTCTGAAGATAGTgatctttcctctttctttgtgTGGCCCAGCTGAGTCACTTACTCCCCTTCCTCTTTCCTtgcacagcagcacactgcCCATCTGGGAGCCTGAGTGGTCCCAGGCCTGTCTGGAGGTCAGATAGAGTGTGgttttgggagggtttggggaggtgCCTCCTTGCAGCAGGCATAGGAGGTGgtgagggaggagctggagctgcagctctgaaaaagCCCTGCCCCTCTTTCCTGCCAGCACGAGGCTTCCCCAGGCTTCAAGGTGGGCATGAAGCTCGAGGCCGTGGACCGCATGAACCCTTCCCTGATCTGTGTTGCCACAGTGACTGACGTGGTGGACAATCGCTTTCTGGTGCACTTTGACAACTGGGATGACACTTATGACTACTGGTAAGTGCACAGAGGCTCTTGGAGTGGGGGGCAGTGGTGGGGAGACACCCACAGAGGGCCCTGTGTAAGAGCTTGGGTATGTTTTCTAGGTGTGATCCCAGCAGTCCATACATCCACCCAGTTGGGTGGTGTCATGAGCATGGCAAACCTCTCACACCTCCTCAAGGTGAGTCAGTGATCAGTCAGGTGCAGCCTGGGAGTGCATCCCCTTGGGAATAGGCTTCCAAGGCTGGCGTGGGGGTCCTGGGGACACAAACCTCCTGCCAAGGCTCCTGTACACATGTTCAGGTGCAGCATGATGCTTGTGTTGGGCCAAGTCTCCACTCAGAGATACGAGGAGGACCCCAGCTGTCTGTGCACACCCAGCTGTTTCTGCTTCCTTGTGCTGTGGGTTTCATGGTCCATGAGAAAATAGCAGCACTTCTTGGTGTCTCTTAGGTTCCCGTGTGCCTGGCACAGACTTGGTTGGCCCTCAAAGGCAGGGGGGCATTCAGGGGTACTTTCTGACTTCCTGCAGGCATGTCTCACTTTCTGCATCTTCCCCTTTCCAGATTATCCTGATCCAGACAACTTCACCTGGgaaaaatacttgaaagaaACTGGAGCATCTGCTGTCCCAGCTTGGGCCTTTAAAGTGGTGAGTGTCACATCATCTACTCCACCCCACCTGGGCAGGAATTTAGGTTTTCTTCATTGTCAGGTCTTTGCTTTTATGACAAGTCCAGTGATGTTCTGTATTCTCCTACCAAAGGAGGAGATCCTTGGCTTTGGACCTACACTCAAGAGTTTAGAAGTCAGGGCTATCCTGGGCAAATAGCTCTAAATTGGGAGAAATGTGGAGTATGACTGTGCCCTCAGCTAAACAGGAGCTGAGTGACAGGAAATAATTTAGTTTTGCTTGATTAGTTTTTGCCTCAAActgcaccaccagcagctgtgTCCAGCCAAGCATGGTTGCAATGTAGATCCCCAAAATGTGTCTCTTAGAGACCTTCTTCCCTGGGGCACATCTTGTTAAAGACAGCTCAAATGCAGGGAAGTCTGTTCCCACTTTCTCCGGTTGCCACTGTGAGCTGGGATGGCTCTTccctggccaggcagggctgggagctgggctcgAGGAGGACACAgtgctgggaaagctgctgagGGGGTGGGAGCCTGAAGCagggccctgctgcccctgacTGGGCTCTTCCAGCGCCCGCCCCACGGCTTCCTGGTCAACATGAAGCTGGAGGCAGTGGACAGGAGGACTCCTTCATTCATCCGCGTGGCCAGTGTGGAGGATGTGGAAGATCACAGGATAAAGGTGGGTGCTGGAGCATCAGTGCTCAGCCTGTGTCCAGGCACTGTGCTGGCttgctcctgcccttcccagctcacTGGAATGGTACAAACAGGGGCAGGTCCCAGTGTCAGGCTCCAGGAGTGGAGAGCCTTGTGCTGcacttcagctctgctgcttgctCTCAACTCAGAGGGCTCCAGAGCTCCTCAGAGAGGTGTGCTGGCATTTGAAGGGCGACCCCTCTCTTGCTTCCCCAGGTCCATTTTGATGGCTGGAGCCACGTGTATGATTTTTGGATTGATGCGGATCATCCAGACATCCATCCCATGGGCTGGTGCTCAAAAACAGGACACCCATTGCAGCCTCCTCTCAGTAAGTGCTGCACCTGTGCCAGTTCCTCCCCACTGTCACTGCTACCTGCCTATGCACAGGAATGGGAGGGCAGATTCTGGCTGAGAATGGGCAGGGATGAGAGGCCACTCCATGGATTTGtcagctggaaaagccctccctgTTTGGTGCAGGCAGGAagcccagagccctggctgtgcctggggttACAGCCGTGACAGCCTTTCTCCTGTtctcctctggctgcagggcCAAAGGAACCAACCTCCTCTGCCCATGGGGGCTGCCCAAGCCTGGGCTGCAAGAGCATCCCTCACTCCAAGAGCTCCAAGTACAGCTTTCACCACAGGTGAGCTCCTTGGCATAGCCTGGAGGGGCACAGCTTCTTCCCTGCCAGGCCGGGAcagctcttcctctgctcctcctcacctGCCATTCCCACCAGCATCTAGCCCTTCCTTGCACTCATCCCACAactggctgtgctccctgctcccccaggccaggccccagggcagcaccaggaccCAGCTGGAGGAACCCCTCCTGTGCCtatcctgcagccccagagcccccaaaGGTGTTGTGTGTGTTCACCTACCATGGGCAGCTGTGGGCTATGCAGAGGACAGTGCAGATACTGTGCACTCACATCAGCTGTGAACACACTGTTCCCCCCACCCCTTTCCCTGTCAGGCTTTGAGCTGAAGTCCCAAGAAGGAGTAGTGCATGGTTCCAGCTCAGACACTCTTAAGGGACCTTTTCCAGGCTGGGTCTAGTAACAACCCCAGCAGTAGACTGGTGTCAGGAAGAGCTAGTATGCTGAGGTATCCATGAGGATGGCAAGGGCAGGTCCCATCCTCATGAGGTTTGAGGATGAGCCTCCTGAGGGTTCCTCAGCTGGCCACACTCCTGGCACACACTTACTGCTCGCTCTGAGGCTGATCTGGATGCCTGTGGAGGCAAGGGAAGATGAAGACTCTGGGAGCCCCAATGAGCTGCTTGATCAGCTCACTGGTGCCTTGCCCAGCGttgcagggatggcagagggCCAAGGTTTGTACCTGGAGGGACTGGTTGTGCCCTGCCCCGCCCcagcagcctggccttgggaaTTTGCTCAGCACctctttcctctgccttccATGGCCAGGGCTATGGCTGCCCATGCTCGGGGACAGAAGGACGGCCCTGCTGGCTTGTCCCCTGGTGCTGGTCCAAGCTGGGCCCAACTCTTGTGTCCCCTCTGTTCTCTAGGAAGTGCCCCACACCGGGCTGTGATGGGTCAGGCCACGTGACGGGGAGGTTCACAGCCCATTACTGCCTCTCAGGGTGCCCGCTGGCAGAGAAGAACCAGGGCAGGCTGAAGGCCGACTTGTCTGACACTGAGGCATCGACTCGCAAGAGGAGCCCGATGGGTTTCCCTCAGCGAAAGAAATCTCGGCACCATGGGAGGTAGGGGCACAGCCAGCAAGCCCCATGCGGGGAGGGCCCCTGTGCCTccactgcctgccctggcaggggtcACTAGGCCGCAGAGGCTCCTTGGCTTCGGTCCTGCCAGCTTTGCTGGGCACCtctatcacttttttttcccatggtttCTGGCTTTGGCTGTCAACCCATTGGGTCAGGGTCCAAGgggtccctgctcccacagctgagGTGTTGCTctgggcactggggaggagGGCCCTGGGCCAGTCCCAACCCATCTGGACATCAGTCTTCCTGTCTGTTTAGAGGGAGACCTCCAAAGTACCGGAAGATGCAGCAGGAAGACTTCCAGAGTAAGTGCCATCGTTTGCCATGGTGTTATTGCAGGGCCaggatggaggagctggggtgggtgggggtGCTGGGGCCAAGTCTCCCTTGGCTCACACAGGTCTGCCCCAGTGAGGCACTTGTGGTCAGCTACCACAGAGGACCTTGGATAAGGGATGTCCCTGCGTTGTACCAGGGCTCACAAAGCTCCCTCAGTTTTGCTGTGTGTTATGGCTGGGAATCTTTGAGTGCTTTATGGCATGGAATTAGGATCCTCTCTATGGCAGTGTATTTTCTGTTGTGCTTTGTCCTCTTCAGACAGGGATAGTAGGAAGCTGTGCCCCAAAATTTCAGTGTGGTTGTGAAGTGCCAAATGATTGCTGCCACACAAAAACTGATGCTGGACAGTTGACTTGGCATTTAGTTCTTGATGCCTGACAGAATCAGATACCTGATGTGTATCCAGCATCCCTTTCACCGTGGGCTGTCCTGCCACCTACCCCACTGCTGGGGGTGAGTGGAAAATGAATGATTAAAGGTCATGAGAACAAGGCAAAGCCAAACTTGTCTCAACTTCTTTCCCCAGCATCCCTAATCCCACCTAAGCTAACACTTGGTACACTGACACCCTGTTGACTCAAGGGACTGCCACTAGCTCTTCCTACCTGCATGGGTTGTTCTCGTTCTCTACCCCATATCATATGTTGTGCTTTATCCCCAGCTATTTCTTCAGACAACATGCACCAGTCGCTTTTCATGTCCGCCCTTTCCGCCCATCCCGAccgctccctgtccctgtgctgggagcagcactgcaagcTGCTGCCAGGGGTGGCTGGCATCACAGCAGCCACGGTGGCTAAGTGGACCATTGATGAGGTGAGGTGCTTtggacagctctgtgctggccccTGATGCGCGCACTTTAGCAGTGATGTCCCTGGGCTAGCAAGGAGGGGTCTGCTGGACAGATTAtcacttttcttctctttcttggGCAGCCGTGGTGACCCCTGTTAAGGCCTGAGTAGGTGGAGGAGCTCTGGCACCAGCCCTAACAGTCCTTGCTctcaggcactggcacaggttgcccagggcagtggtggagtcaccatccctgggagtgttcaaaaGGTGtatggatgtggcacctggggacatggcttagtggtgaccttggcagtgctgctcagtggTTGAccttgatgatctcagagggctCTGACAACTTGAATTGTCCCCTGATGTCTCCATTACCCCCTGAGTTCCCCTCTCACGTCAGTGcctgtgcccagggccaggggtGGGCTCTGGCatgggagggaaaagcagctgcagcctctgccccaAGAGCCCCACGGCACCTTGCAGGGCTCCAAATGGGAGGATGTGGGCTCAGGGTGGTCTCCAGCCAGAAACATTGCTCTGTCTTGACATTTCTCTCTTTATTCCAAGGTTTTTAGCTTTGTGCACACTCTGACAGGTTGTGAGGACCAAGCCAAGCTCTTCAAGGATGAGGTGAGAAGGGCTGGCGGATGAGAGCAGGTGGTCAAATACAGCTGtgtgccaccagggctgggaggaatTGGCCAGTGGCCTTCCTGCAGTGGCTTGCTGCTGGATGCTGAGGGCACATCCAGCACACACCAGGGGTCgtgccctgcagtgccactgcaTGGAAGTGTGCAGCTGTCCGGCTGTGCCCATccggggcaggaggggagctgCTGAcccccagggagctgtgctgccctgttCTGCCAGCATGGGGGACAGAGGGCCCCACTGAGGGGATGCAGatgggggacaggaggaggatgTGCTGCAGCCTTAAGAGCACCATCGCCTCCTGaggggagctgctcctcctcaccctTTCATCCTTCCCCCTCTGCCCCTTTCACCAGAACAGCAGTTgggtggcactgctgcctgtcaGGGTTGGTGTTTTTGCACCCTCTGTGGGCAGACGTGTGGGGTGACTCTGACACCAAGGACTCATACTGGGCACACTGGGTACAGCCACTGTCACACCATATCCAGGAATGGCCCCTGTGCTTTAAAGGTGCTCAGCAGGCAAAGCTGAACCAGGGCAGCATCCATGGGTGCTGGTCCCTGGAGCAGAGAATGGATGGCTGCTTGCCCAGTGCAGGCTGTGgtgcctctgtgctgtgcctgtggggcTCCTGCACAGAATCCCAACTTGGCTGTGGTGTGAGCTCCTGGGATGGCCCCTGGAAGGGCTTCTCCCCCTCTTCCCTGTTTCTGGGCACATGAGCTGCCAGCTGGAGGATCCCTGGGGCAGTGTGGGAGTGCTGTGggtggctcctgccctgctctctgggCTCACCTGTGGCTTCTGCTCCGGTCATGCTGGTGCTGACTGTCCCCTAGTGTGCCAACCCAGGTTTGCAGTGAATGCCtttgtccctgctctcctctccagaTGATCGATGGTGAGGCGTTCCTCTTGCTGACACAGGCTGACATCGTCAAGATTATGAGTGTCAAGCTGGGCCCGGCACTCAAGATCTACAATGCCATCCTCATGTTCAAGAATGCTGATGACACCTTAAAGTGACTTCTCTTGGCCCAACTGGGACCCTCTCTCATCACTGGTGCTGCCAAACTGTCTGCTCAGGACAGGGATTCCCCCAGTCATCTGCAGCTTGTCACGTCCTGCTCGTGTCCTCCCGGGTGCCACATTTCCACTCCGCCACCAGTCCATCTCCCATCCTCTTCCTTCCACGCTGcccttctgcagtgctgggcccAGGCTGGCCCCAGGCCTCGGGGATGCTTGTAGGGAAGGAGGGTGGATGTGGTACTGGCCCATCTTAGCACCACAGCTTCCCCCACgtcctgctgtgcctgtcccgggtgggggtgctgagggctgggggagccctgtGGAGGGACTGACACCTACTCAAGTCACCCAGGCAGGGCAAGGGACTGACTGCTTGCATCCATGCTGACACCCACTTAAAGGCTGCTCTTGCCTTTgctcagcagctgagagagaTTTCGGGTTTTCCCCTCTGTGTGATCCTCTGGGGGTGTTTGTGCTTACACTGTTTCCAAGGGATGTTCTTGAGGAGCTTCTgctcattttgcctttttctctgaATTCTTTTGACTTTCCCTTTTTAAGGCCAGTTGATGACTGCTTTGCCCCTacactgcactgcactgcaaaCCAGTGGTGCAAACCACCTCTTGCCCCTTCAGGGAGtcttggctgctgctctgcccatgACCAGCACCTGTGCTTTATTCCTCTTTCCTGGGCTAGCGCTGGCTGGGTGCAGAAAAGGCTCCATTTCTTCTTGCACTTCAGACTGTTTTGTCCAGCAATTCTCTGGGAGAAAGGATGTTTAGACGGCTTGTTCCCCTTGCACCTGTTAAAGACCTCTACAAAGGAAATTGGGCCGTCTTTGGTCCTTATACTAGGAGCAAGGTCCTCTCAAGAGTGGACACAGCTGCCAAGAACAAGAAGTATCCATTGCTCCAATAGGCAGATCCTTAGTTGCTTCTGAAGGCATTCCTGTGTTGGCTGAGTCGATTCTGCCAAGCTGCCTGCTCCCACCTCTTTGCCCTCACAAGGCGCCCAAGTTCTGCTGTCTGAAGAGCAGGATCTtctgctgtccctggatcccttaCCTGCAGAGCTAAAAGAAATCCAGcacttttctggtttgtttctATTCTTTTTAGAGCATAGCACCTTTCCAACAGGGCCACAGGCAGATTGGGAATGCTCATGTAATGCTGTCCCTTGTAGTGGAGGAGGGACcaaagggctgcagagccagaaaaGCCAACATtcctgggggtcctggcagTGTCTCAGCAGCTTCTGATAGGCCCCTGTGCCTCCTGGCAGTCCCCACACTGTTCTCCATGGTCCATCACCCTAGCACACCTGCTGTGGGAGCTCTTGCAGCAGGGGGTGGTCGTGCAATGCTGGATGACAGCCACTTGCCCAGATGGCCACCTACCACGGGGCTCTCTGTaggctgcagcacatcccagggccacttcctttcccattcccaacaATAACATTCc containing:
- the L3MBTL1 gene encoding lethal(3)malignant brain tumor-like protein 1 isoform X3, giving the protein MDSRGETEVVRSTKGSAAREVSVHVVSTESTVQSTHLPTTAFIIPANATAINLPTSTLEIQRFPREPQRSTGAERPDRGAGNEPITAAVIPQISGVQTCSTVRVLEWKDGVATLPGSNLRFRINEYGTLKVVSADKMPPMEAVKEGHTEKDGDSEVAPPSRDNPIVAQDVVEQPTLPAAEGLCHCDTCGRRHVWDGAREGRGFCSEHCHQQFKERSVIVENSASSTNATEILKPVKKRKRKDYQSPSEEEYESEQMEEKQEERKSSVEDSAMSNLEAEAWNGSQHGASEEKKEGWSWASYLEEQKAVAAPLDLFQDYQVASQHKNGFKVGMKLEGIDPQHPSMYFILTVAEVCGYRMRLHFDGYSECHDFWLNADSPDIHPAGWFEETGHKLQPPKGVVGYKEEEFSWTNYLKLTKAQAAPKHLFMVRNTHEASPGFKVGMKLEAVDRMNPSLICVATVTDVVDNRFLVHFDNWDDTYDYWCDPSSPYIHPVGWCHEHGKPLTPPQDYPDPDNFTWEKYLKETGASAVPAWAFKVRPPHGFLVNMKLEAVDRRTPSFIRVASVEDVEDHRIKVHFDGWSHVYDFWIDADHPDIHPMGWCSKTGHPLQPPLRPKEPTSSAHGGCPSLGCKSIPHSKSSKYSFHHRKCPTPGCDGSGHVTGRFTAHYCLSGCPLAEKNQGRLKADLSDTEASTRKRSPMGFPQRKKSRHHGRGRPPKYRKMQQEDFQNRDSRKLCPKISVWL
- the L3MBTL1 gene encoding lethal(3)malignant brain tumor-like protein 1 isoform X1, which produces MDSRGETEVVRSTKGSAAREVSVHVVSTESTVQSTHLPTTAFIIPANATAINLPTSTLEIQRFPREPQRSTGAERPDRGAGNEPITAAVIPQISGVQTCSTVRVLEWKDGVATLPGSNLRFRINEYGTLKVVSADKMPPMEAVKEGHTEKDGDSEVAPPSRDNPIVAQDVVEQPTLPAAEGLCHCDTCGRRHVWDGAREGRGFCSEHCHQQFKERSVIVENSASSTNATEILKPVKKRKRKDYQSPSEEEYESEQMEEKQEERKSSVEDSAMSNLEAEAWNGSQHGASEEKKEGWSWASYLEEQKAVAAPLDLFQDYQVASQHKNGFKVGMKLEGIDPQHPSMYFILTVAEVCGYRMRLHFDGYSECHDFWLNADSPDIHPAGWFEETGHKLQPPKGVVGYKEEEFSWTNYLKLTKAQAAPKHLFMVRNTHEASPGFKVGMKLEAVDRMNPSLICVATVTDVVDNRFLVHFDNWDDTYDYWCDPSSPYIHPVGWCHEHGKPLTPPQDYPDPDNFTWEKYLKETGASAVPAWAFKVRPPHGFLVNMKLEAVDRRTPSFIRVASVEDVEDHRIKVHFDGWSHVYDFWIDADHPDIHPMGWCSKTGHPLQPPLRPKEPTSSAHGGCPSLGCKSIPHSKSSKYSFHHRKCPTPGCDGSGHVTGRFTAHYCLSGCPLAEKNQGRLKADLSDTEASTRKRSPMGFPQRKKSRHHGRGRPPKYRKMQQEDFQTISSDNMHQSLFMSALSAHPDRSLSLCWEQHCKLLPGVAGITAATVAKWTIDEVFSFVHTLTGCEDQAKLFKDEMIDGEAFLLLTQADIVKIMSVKLGPALKIYNAILMFKNADDTLK
- the L3MBTL1 gene encoding lethal(3)malignant brain tumor-like protein 1 isoform X2; the encoded protein is MDSRGETEVVRSTKGSAAREVSVHVVSTESTVQSTHLPTTAFIIPANATAINLPTSTLEIQRFPREPQRSTGAERPDRGAGNEPITAAVIPQISGVQTCSTVRVLEWKDGVATLPGSNLRFRINEYGTLKVVSADKMPPMEAVKEGHTEKDGDSEVAPPSRDNPIVAQDVVEQPTLPAAEGLCHCDTCGRRHVWDGAREGRGFCSEHCHQQFKERSVIVENSASSTNATEILKPVKKRKRKDYQSPSEEEYESEQMEEKQEERKSSVEDSAMSNLEAEAWNGSQHGASEEKKEGWSWASYLEEQKAVAAPLDLFQDYQVASQHKNGFKVGMKLEGIDPQHPSMYFILTVAEVCGYRMRLHFDGYSECHDFWLNADSPDIHPAGWFEETGHKLQPPKGYKEEEFSWTNYLKLTKAQAAPKHLFMVRNTHEASPGFKVGMKLEAVDRMNPSLICVATVTDVVDNRFLVHFDNWDDTYDYWCDPSSPYIHPVGWCHEHGKPLTPPQDYPDPDNFTWEKYLKETGASAVPAWAFKVRPPHGFLVNMKLEAVDRRTPSFIRVASVEDVEDHRIKVHFDGWSHVYDFWIDADHPDIHPMGWCSKTGHPLQPPLRPKEPTSSAHGGCPSLGCKSIPHSKSSKYSFHHRKCPTPGCDGSGHVTGRFTAHYCLSGCPLAEKNQGRLKADLSDTEASTRKRSPMGFPQRKKSRHHGRGRPPKYRKMQQEDFQTISSDNMHQSLFMSALSAHPDRSLSLCWEQHCKLLPGVAGITAATVAKWTIDEVFSFVHTLTGCEDQAKLFKDEMIDGEAFLLLTQADIVKIMSVKLGPALKIYNAILMFKNADDTLK